A single region of the Prochlorococcus marinus str. MIT 0917 genome encodes:
- a CDS encoding ABC transporter permease, protein MKIFGLSFKVIKTLLTTQYAYMLEYRIEIALWALSGVLPFIMFSLWSQNDVGNSFGVNDIGLARYFLSAFLVRQFSVVWVVFSFEEDSLSGRLSPYLLQPLHPLFRYVASHLAEQATRLPFAIAIAITFFIFNPSSFWLPSLPQLFLAYLSTHFAFTIAFLLQSLVAALCFWTEKSSALERLIFVPYLFLSGLLVPLSAFPSTVLKVAMLTPFPYLINFPAMILSGMSVDIFNGFLAQILWISLLIPSVNILWKLGVKRYTAMGA, encoded by the coding sequence TTGAAAATATTTGGATTGTCTTTCAAGGTTATTAAGACCTTACTTACAACACAATATGCATACATGTTGGAATATCGCATCGAAATAGCTTTGTGGGCTCTTTCTGGAGTTCTACCATTTATTATGTTTTCTCTTTGGAGTCAAAATGATGTTGGTAATTCATTTGGTGTAAATGATATAGGTTTGGCTAGATATTTTTTAAGTGCTTTTCTAGTTAGGCAATTTTCAGTTGTTTGGGTTGTCTTCTCATTTGAGGAAGATTCTCTTTCTGGTCGATTATCACCATATTTGTTACAGCCTTTGCATCCTCTATTTAGATATGTAGCGTCCCACTTGGCAGAGCAGGCAACAAGACTTCCTTTCGCAATAGCTATAGCTATTACTTTTTTTATATTTAATCCATCATCTTTTTGGCTTCCATCATTACCTCAACTATTTCTTGCGTACTTATCAACTCACTTTGCTTTTACTATCGCTTTCCTTCTCCAAAGTTTAGTGGCTGCACTTTGCTTTTGGACTGAAAAATCTAGCGCTCTTGAGAGATTAATATTTGTTCCTTATCTTTTTCTTTCTGGTTTATTAGTACCTTTATCAGCCTTTCCTTCTACCGTTCTAAAAGTAGCAATGTTAACACCATTTCCCTATTTAATTAATTTTCCAGCAATGATTTTATCAGGGATGTCAGTTGATATTTTTAATGGCTTTTTAGCTCAGATTTTGTGGATTTCATTACTGATACCTTCTGTAAATATTCTTTGGAAACTTGGTGTAAAAAGATATACAGCAATGGGTGCCTAA
- a CDS encoding ABC transporter permease, producing the protein MKRYFKTIRLFWSTAFASQLEYQLNFLIELLAMLGTLLGSVFILSLFFTGGRQLGDWTWESALVIQGVYTFLDGLTNALLRPNLTEIVNYVREGTLDYVLLKPIDSQFWLSIKKFSFAGLPEIILGLSIVFWAAIQSGSTFSLYSLFVFIFSLFIGFVILYSVWFLIAASSIWFVKTWNATEVLRALLAAGRYPISAYPVVLRFIFTLVLPVAFLTTFPAEAILGELKFNILFFGLILSSLFFIFSRLFWKFALKHYTSASS; encoded by the coding sequence ATGAAGCGATACTTTAAAACTATTAGATTATTTTGGTCTACAGCATTTGCTTCTCAACTTGAATATCAATTAAATTTTTTGATTGAGTTGCTCGCTATGTTGGGAACCCTTTTGGGAAGTGTATTTATATTATCCCTTTTTTTTACTGGAGGAAGGCAATTAGGAGATTGGACTTGGGAATCAGCATTGGTTATTCAGGGTGTTTATACATTTCTCGATGGTTTAACCAATGCTCTTTTACGACCAAATTTAACCGAAATCGTTAATTACGTTAGAGAGGGGACACTCGATTATGTTTTATTAAAACCAATTGATAGTCAATTTTGGCTATCAATTAAAAAGTTTTCTTTTGCAGGATTGCCTGAAATTATTTTAGGCCTTTCAATTGTTTTTTGGGCGGCTATACAATCAGGTTCAACTTTTTCACTTTACTCATTATTTGTATTCATTTTTTCCTTATTCATCGGCTTTGTAATCCTTTATTCCGTTTGGTTCTTGATTGCTGCATCAAGTATTTGGTTTGTTAAGACATGGAATGCTACAGAAGTTCTTAGGGCTTTGTTGGCTGCAGGTAGATACCCTATTTCAGCTTATCCTGTTGTTTTGAGATTCATATTTACTTTGGTTTTACCTGTAGCTTTTTTAACCACTTTTCCTGCTGAGGCTATTCTTGGAGAACTTAAATTTAATATTTTATTTTTTGGCCTAATATTAAGTAGTTTATTTTTTATTTTTAGCAGACTCTTCTGGAAATTTGCTCTTAAACATTATACTTCTGCCTCAAGTTAA
- a CDS encoding NRAMP family divalent metal transporter, with protein sequence MEKVVSSKSLGYRKSLGPGILLAAACIGGSHLMSSTTAGAKFGFSLIGLILLTNLVKYPFLLVGTRFTAVTGLSLLEGFQKRNKFYLPIYLIVGLITGTFTISAVSFVTGLLLKNIVIFSSFPALDLAIGILILCSLILFIGQYKALDRISKILVFLLTLLTFFAVISLLIKGPAGDMNISFFNSNPSPWTISNLGFLIPLMGWMPGPVELCIWPSLWMFSRAKETKHTATLKEAEFDFNLGYFITVLTAIFFLILGAYTMYGTGNEMLSGSGVSFAQNLIRLYTESIGGWAKWIIVPAAFAAMFSTTLTCLDAYPRSISSAHGLIARKDKGNSSTLTEKKRLKKWIIFHVFASLCALLIAKSGGIGVKDYVFGAMTGSFLTAPLFAWMAMDTMNSSLVKSQFRYGIILKTVCWFGISFLSVFSLLFIFNSFFGIGQ encoded by the coding sequence ATGGAAAAAGTAGTCTCAAGTAAATCCCTTGGTTATAGAAAAAGTCTTGGCCCTGGAATTCTTTTAGCAGCAGCATGCATAGGCGGATCTCACCTAATGTCATCTACTACAGCAGGAGCAAAATTTGGATTTTCTCTCATTGGCCTTATTTTATTAACAAATCTAGTTAAATATCCATTTTTACTTGTCGGAACCAGATTTACAGCAGTTACAGGACTATCACTTTTAGAGGGATTTCAAAAGCGTAATAAATTTTATTTACCCATATATTTGATAGTTGGATTAATTACAGGTACATTTACTATTTCAGCAGTAAGCTTTGTTACGGGTCTTCTATTAAAAAATATAGTAATTTTTTCTAGCTTTCCTGCATTAGATTTGGCTATAGGTATATTAATATTATGTTCATTAATATTATTTATTGGGCAATATAAAGCTCTTGATAGGATATCTAAAATTCTTGTATTTTTGCTTACATTATTAACATTTTTTGCTGTTATATCTTTACTAATAAAAGGCCCTGCTGGTGATATGAATATTTCATTTTTTAATAGCAATCCCTCTCCCTGGACTATCTCGAACTTAGGTTTTTTAATCCCACTAATGGGTTGGATGCCTGGTCCAGTAGAGCTTTGCATATGGCCATCACTATGGATGTTTTCCAGAGCAAAAGAAACAAAGCATACAGCCACATTGAAAGAAGCAGAATTTGATTTCAATCTTGGATATTTCATCACAGTTCTTACTGCTATTTTCTTTCTAATTCTTGGTGCATACACAATGTATGGCACTGGAAATGAAATGCTGAGCGGATCAGGTGTTAGTTTTGCTCAGAATTTAATCCGATTGTATACGGAATCCATTGGTGGATGGGCAAAGTGGATAATTGTTCCTGCAGCTTTTGCAGCAATGTTTAGCACAACGCTTACATGTCTAGATGCATATCCCAGGAGTATCTCATCAGCTCACGGTTTAATTGCTCGCAAAGATAAGGGAAACAGCTCTACTTTGACTGAAAAGAAACGTCTAAAGAAATGGATCATATTTCATGTTTTTGCATCACTTTGTGCACTTCTTATTGCCAAATCTGGTGGAATTGGAGTTAAAGACTATGTCTTCGGGGCGATGACCGGTAGTTTCCTAACAGCGCCTTTATTTGCCTGGATGGCTATGGATACTATGAATAGTTCATTAGTAAAAAGTCAATTTCGTTATGGAATTATTCTAAAAACAGTTTGCTGGTTTGGAATTTCATTCCTCTCAGTATTTAGTTTGTTATTCATATTCAATTCATTCTTTGGTATTGGCCAATAA
- a CDS encoding josephin produces the protein MTKSVNLYLASGVSEGVGFWVVNFTEEADIFNSPGGKLLECYRKELFGLQGAIDVKEAINTTLDILSFDSRFDQYKLDSYNTGYSSEIPINIIEDIFDLWAYNYNNQILWKKYIGLLNLRKKIKTNNNYINIGLKGDTYKFAIKLEELMSYRPAYFSFRQGKVNNDLMW, from the coding sequence ATGACTAAATCTGTTAATCTATATTTGGCATCAGGTGTAAGTGAAGGGGTTGGTTTTTGGGTGGTTAACTTTACAGAGGAGGCGGATATTTTTAATTCTCCTGGTGGTAAATTGCTTGAGTGCTATAGGAAGGAATTATTTGGTCTCCAAGGAGCAATTGATGTTAAGGAAGCAATTAATACAACATTAGATATTCTTTCTTTTGATTCGAGGTTTGATCAATATAAATTGGATAGTTATAATACAGGTTATTCTTCCGAGATTCCCATTAACATTATTGAGGATATTTTTGATCTATGGGCATATAATTATAACAATCAAATTCTATGGAAAAAATATATAGGACTATTGAATCTTAGGAAAAAAATAAAAACAAATAATAATTATATTAATATAGGATTAAAAGGTGATACTTATAAATTTGCAATTAAATTAGAAGAATTGATGAGTTACAGGCCAGCTTATTTCTCATTTAGACAAGGTAAAGTTAATAATGATTTAATGTGGTGA
- a CDS encoding phosphoribosyltransferase — MNKLNWVEFDECTYSIYKKCKNKRFEGVYGFPRGGLCLAVALSHLLGLPLLDQPRKNSLIVDDIYDTGHTLEKIKNIKGSETHVWISKKQPTWWNSYKYIKDNEWIVFPWESLNSADKDRDLYYKSRS, encoded by the coding sequence ATGAATAAATTAAACTGGGTTGAATTTGATGAATGCACATATTCAATATATAAAAAATGCAAAAACAAAAGATTTGAAGGTGTTTATGGATTCCCTAGGGGTGGTCTATGTCTTGCCGTTGCATTAAGTCATTTACTTGGACTGCCTTTATTAGACCAGCCCAGAAAGAATTCTCTAATAGTTGATGATATTTACGATACTGGACATACACTAGAGAAAATAAAAAATATAAAAGGTTCAGAGACTCATGTATGGATTAGCAAAAAACAACCTACATGGTGGAATTCATATAAATATATTAAAGACAATGAATGGATTGTTTTCCCTTGGGAAAGTTTAAATTCAGCCGATAAAGATAGAGATTTATATTACAAATCTAGATCTTAA